A window of the Hypomesus transpacificus isolate Combined female chromosome 22, fHypTra1, whole genome shotgun sequence genome harbors these coding sequences:
- the rnf34b gene encoding E3 ubiquitin-protein ligase RNF34 isoform X1: MKAGASSMWASCCGLLNEVIGTGTVRAQQPGFGSGAGPFRFAPSAGYSTYPPTTSGSAGQLCKACGLAFSVFRRKHVCSDCKRSFCALCSVPQEDLRCCTTCHLLRATCFQRPRLMQLRVKDLRQYLLLRNIPTDTCREKEDLVDLVLCHQGAAGTPRPLGANQEEEEEEEGEELEAEEGEELEEEGPADTDSLHSPAHSLQATPPSPARSPSELSVVSASQEDALSRSDSSGTPSQDHAEIPTVSLLNLEPVENIPEVSPATQRRVRASLSDLEHEGDIKNLSVRQLKEILARNFVNYSGCCEKWELMERVHRLYRENEQNRKSMENVSDSITAVVAYPRPGCNGGVGDGTRTQLALDDNLCRICMDAVIDCVLLECGHMVTCTKCGKRMSECPICRQYVVRAVHVFKS, translated from the exons ATGAAG gcggggGCATCGTCGATGTGGGCATCCTGCTGCGGGCTGCTGAACGAGGTGATCGGGACGGGCACGGTGCGGGCGCAGCAGCCTGGCTTCGGCTCCGGGGCGGGGCCTTTCCGCTTCGCCCCCAGCGCAGGGTACTCCAcctacccccccaccacctcaggGAGCGCCGGGCAGCTGTGCAAGGCCTGCGGACTGGCCTTCTCTGTGTTCAGACGCAAG CACGTGTGCTCGGACTGCAAGAGGAGCTTCTGCGCCCTGTGCTCGGTGCCGCAGGAGGACCTGCGCTGCTGCACCACCTGCCACCTGCTCCGCGCCACCTGCTTCCAGCGGCCGCGCCTCATGCAGCTGCGCGTCAAAGACCTGCGCCAGTACCTGCTCCTGCGCAACATCCCCACAGACACCTGCCGGGAGAAAGAGGACCTGGTGGACCTGGTGCTCTGTCACCAGGGGGCCGCGGGCACCCCTCGACCCCTGGGGGcgaaccaggaagaggaggaggaggaagagggggaggagctcgaggcggaggagggggaggagcttgaGGAGGAAGGGCCGGCTGATACGGACAGTCTTCACTCGCCGGCTCACTCGCTCCAGGCCACGCCCCCGTCCCCCGCACGCTCCCCGTCCGAACTGTCGGTGGTGTCTGCCTCACAGGAAGATGCGCTCAGCCGGAGTGACAGCTCAGGGACCCCTAGTcag GACCACGCGGAGATTCCAACTGTGTCGCTCCTGAACCTGGAACCCGTTGAGAACATCCCAGAG gtcagCCCGGCTACACAGAGAAGGGTGCGTGCGTCTCTCTCCGACCTGGAGCACGAAGGAGACATCAAGAACCTGTCTGTCCGCCAGCTCAAAGAGATCCTGGCCAGGAACTTTGTGAACTACTCAGGCTGCTGTGAGAAGTGGGAGCTGATGGAGAGGGTGCATCGCCTCTACCGGGAGAACGAGCAGAACAGGAAGTCCA TGGAAAATGTCAGCGATAGCATAACAGCAG TGGTGGCGTATCCTCGTCCAGGGTGTAATGGCGGGGTCGGAG aCGGCACGAGGACGCAGCTGGCACTGGACGACAACCTGTGCCGCATCTGCATGGACGCCGTCATCGACTGCGTGCTCCTGGAGTGCGGTCACATGGTCACGTGCACTAAGTGCGGCAAGAGGATGAGCGAGTGCCCCATCTGCCGGCAGTACGTGGTGAGGGCCGTGCACGTCTTCAAGTCTTAG
- the rnf34b gene encoding E3 ubiquitin-protein ligase RNF34 isoform X2 — MKAGASSMWASCCGLLNEVIGTGTVRAQQPGFGSGAGPFRFAPSAGYSTYPPTTSGSAGQLCKACGLAFSVFRRKHVCSDCKRSFCALCSVPQEDLRCCTTCHLLRATCFQRPRLMQLRVKDLRQYLLLRNIPTDTCREKEDLVDLVLCHQGAAGTPRPLGANQEEEEEEEGEELEAEEGEELEEEGPADTDSLHSPAHSLQATPPSPARSPSELSVVSASQEDALSRSDSSGTPSQDHAEIPTVSLLNLEPVENIPEVSPATQRRVRASLSDLEHEGDIKNLSVRQLKEILARNFVNYSGCCEKWELMERVHRLYRENEQNRKSMENVSDSITADGTRTQLALDDNLCRICMDAVIDCVLLECGHMVTCTKCGKRMSECPICRQYVVRAVHVFKS; from the exons ATGAAG gcggggGCATCGTCGATGTGGGCATCCTGCTGCGGGCTGCTGAACGAGGTGATCGGGACGGGCACGGTGCGGGCGCAGCAGCCTGGCTTCGGCTCCGGGGCGGGGCCTTTCCGCTTCGCCCCCAGCGCAGGGTACTCCAcctacccccccaccacctcaggGAGCGCCGGGCAGCTGTGCAAGGCCTGCGGACTGGCCTTCTCTGTGTTCAGACGCAAG CACGTGTGCTCGGACTGCAAGAGGAGCTTCTGCGCCCTGTGCTCGGTGCCGCAGGAGGACCTGCGCTGCTGCACCACCTGCCACCTGCTCCGCGCCACCTGCTTCCAGCGGCCGCGCCTCATGCAGCTGCGCGTCAAAGACCTGCGCCAGTACCTGCTCCTGCGCAACATCCCCACAGACACCTGCCGGGAGAAAGAGGACCTGGTGGACCTGGTGCTCTGTCACCAGGGGGCCGCGGGCACCCCTCGACCCCTGGGGGcgaaccaggaagaggaggaggaggaagagggggaggagctcgaggcggaggagggggaggagcttgaGGAGGAAGGGCCGGCTGATACGGACAGTCTTCACTCGCCGGCTCACTCGCTCCAGGCCACGCCCCCGTCCCCCGCACGCTCCCCGTCCGAACTGTCGGTGGTGTCTGCCTCACAGGAAGATGCGCTCAGCCGGAGTGACAGCTCAGGGACCCCTAGTcag GACCACGCGGAGATTCCAACTGTGTCGCTCCTGAACCTGGAACCCGTTGAGAACATCCCAGAG gtcagCCCGGCTACACAGAGAAGGGTGCGTGCGTCTCTCTCCGACCTGGAGCACGAAGGAGACATCAAGAACCTGTCTGTCCGCCAGCTCAAAGAGATCCTGGCCAGGAACTTTGTGAACTACTCAGGCTGCTGTGAGAAGTGGGAGCTGATGGAGAGGGTGCATCGCCTCTACCGGGAGAACGAGCAGAACAGGAAGTCCA TGGAAAATGTCAGCGATAGCATAACAGCAG aCGGCACGAGGACGCAGCTGGCACTGGACGACAACCTGTGCCGCATCTGCATGGACGCCGTCATCGACTGCGTGCTCCTGGAGTGCGGTCACATGGTCACGTGCACTAAGTGCGGCAAGAGGATGAGCGAGTGCCCCATCTGCCGGCAGTACGTGGTGAGGGCCGTGCACGTCTTCAAGTCTTAG